A single Cryomorphaceae bacterium DNA region contains:
- a CDS encoding MFS transporter, producing MSDSPSQNRLLPILMVNFIGVLGYSVVMPILIFMVRDLGGNALLYGALGAVYPFFQFFGAPRLGKLSDRIGRKRVLLLSQGGTLLAWILFITALLLPKWTLWEGGQSDSYVMTVPLALIFLARMLDGYTGGNVSVANAYLADVTDENDREANFGKMASASSLGMVIGPAFAGLLASTVLGTLLPVIAAAVISLIALFVIQYRMYENRPCEGPIREGKAKSIRQFFQVEQKDCYTNNEASEAKTTWSEVLAIKGMPVMFAVYFLTWLAFSFYYLGMPLYVSDDLGWTTTELGLFLTGTSLIMILFQGPVLRWLSKHRSPQWILISGAVILTIGFGVIATGKLPLIILAGILLAAGNGIMWPTYLSQLSRMGTPQVQGAVQGYASSLGSVASMIGMLGGGLLYAELHTQLFALSSLLFAILLVLLLLPKDRTPKLTQPV from the coding sequence ATGTCCGATTCTCCAAGTCAAAATAGATTACTCCCCATATTAATGGTCAATTTTATTGGGGTCTTGGGTTACAGCGTGGTCATGCCCATTCTCATATTCATGGTGCGCGACTTGGGCGGAAATGCCTTGCTCTATGGAGCTCTGGGGGCTGTTTATCCCTTTTTTCAATTCTTTGGTGCACCTCGCTTGGGCAAACTGTCTGACCGAATCGGTCGAAAACGAGTTCTTTTGTTGAGTCAAGGGGGGACACTGTTGGCTTGGATCTTGTTTATCACGGCATTGCTCTTGCCTAAATGGACCTTGTGGGAAGGAGGGCAGTCCGATTCCTACGTTATGACTGTTCCGCTTGCCCTGATTTTCTTAGCCCGAATGCTGGATGGATATACCGGAGGTAATGTTTCGGTAGCCAATGCCTATTTGGCTGATGTGACGGATGAAAATGATCGTGAGGCAAATTTTGGAAAGATGGCATCGGCCAGTAGTTTAGGAATGGTCATAGGGCCGGCCTTTGCAGGTTTATTGGCTTCCACGGTACTGGGGACTTTGCTCCCCGTGATAGCCGCTGCGGTCATTTCTCTGATTGCTCTATTTGTCATTCAATACCGCATGTACGAAAACCGGCCATGTGAAGGACCCATCCGCGAAGGAAAGGCGAAGTCCATCCGTCAATTTTTCCAAGTAGAGCAGAAGGATTGCTATACCAATAATGAGGCTTCTGAGGCGAAAACGACTTGGTCAGAGGTGTTGGCGATCAAAGGCATGCCGGTCATGTTCGCCGTATATTTTTTAACGTGGTTGGCCTTTAGTTTCTATTACCTAGGAATGCCCTTGTACGTCAGTGATGATCTGGGCTGGACTACTACAGAGCTTGGTCTCTTTTTAACCGGGACAAGTCTGATCATGATCCTGTTTCAGGGCCCTGTACTCAGATGGCTCAGCAAACATCGTTCGCCGCAGTGGATTCTGATTTCTGGGGCTGTCATCTTGACCATTGGGTTTGGGGTCATCGCAACCGGAAAGCTGCCTTTAATCATTCTGGCGGGCATCTTGTTGGCTGCGGGTAATGGGATCATGTGGCCCACCTACCTTTCTCAGCTATCGCGCATGGGAACTCCCCAAGTTCAGGGAGCCGTTCAAGGGTATGCCAGCAGCTTGGGAAGTGTGGCATCGATGATCGGAATGCTCGGTGGCGGCCTGCTTTACGCGGAGCTTCATACACAATTGTTCGCCTTGAGCAGTTTGCTCTTTGCGATTCTCCTTGTTCTATTGTTGTTGCCCAAGGATCGGACCCCAAAGCTGACTCAACCCGTTTAA
- a CDS encoding pirin family protein, whose amino-acid sequence MIRYLLPVQEIDMGGIPILQALPTQRVEQVDPYLLLHHGVIHTNPLTDAMHQGVGPHPHRGFSPVTFVIEGAIHHRDSRGHNQIARAGEVQWMHAGAGIVHSERPTPELVASGGHQEIIQLWINSPASAKMKTPTYQYLAEEEIPTWSAEEGIRIKLVAGTYDGHQIATETQSPLLILWVEAEAGSTWTLDIPTEMNASIYTIKGGISIEGFGRVDARTLAVAQEGLDQLSIEAVESGQFLVLAGAPIGEKVTQWGPYVMNSQTEIMEALRDYQMGKMGVLIEE is encoded by the coding sequence ATGATCCGATACCTCCTTCCTGTACAGGAAATAGACATGGGTGGCATACCCATCCTACAAGCACTACCCACGCAACGCGTGGAGCAAGTAGACCCTTACTTGCTACTACATCATGGCGTCATCCACACCAACCCGCTGACAGACGCCATGCACCAGGGAGTCGGGCCGCATCCCCACCGCGGCTTTTCTCCCGTCACCTTTGTCATCGAAGGTGCAATTCACCATCGAGATAGTCGAGGCCATAACCAAATTGCCCGGGCAGGTGAAGTCCAATGGATGCACGCGGGTGCGGGCATTGTGCACAGCGAGCGACCAACCCCAGAACTAGTTGCATCCGGAGGTCACCAAGAGATCATACAGCTGTGGATCAATTCTCCTGCTTCCGCAAAGATGAAAACGCCAACGTATCAGTACTTGGCCGAGGAAGAAATACCTACATGGTCCGCCGAAGAAGGTATCCGTATCAAGCTTGTAGCCGGAACGTACGACGGACATCAGATAGCTACAGAGACGCAAAGCCCACTGTTGATTTTATGGGTTGAAGCGGAAGCCGGAAGTACGTGGACCCTCGACATCCCCACCGAGATGAACGCATCGATTTACACGATCAAAGGCGGCATTTCTATAGAAGGCTTTGGACGGGTGGATGCCCGCACCCTCGCTGTTGCACAGGAGGGGCTCGATCAATTAAGTATAGAAGCTGTTGAATCTGGGCAATTTCTTGTTTTGGCCGGAGCGCCCATTGGTGAAAAAGTGACCCAATGGGGGCCTTACGTGATGAATTCACAAACGGAAATTATGGAAGCGCTTCGCGACTACCAGATGGGGAAAATGGGAGTCCTAATTGAAGAGTAA
- a CDS encoding NADP-dependent isocitrate dehydrogenase, translating into MSTTQTTPPPTQTLTKVAVAQGDGIGPEIMSATLRILEAAGAPIDPEFIQIGEKTYLNGDASGIGEDAWETINKNKLILKAPITTPQGKGYKSLNVTLRKSLNLYANIRPCRSLTPFVPSLHPNMNVVVVRENEEDLYAGIEHRQTPEVLQCLKLITIPGSRKIVREAFEYARTNGRKKVTCMVKDNIMKLTDGAFHDMFKEIGAEYPDIEQEVQIIDIGAARLASNPLNYDVVVTLNLYGDIISDITAEIAGSVGLAGSANIGKNFAMFEAIHGSAPDIAGQNIANPSGLLNGAVMMLQHIGATDIAENITNAWLKTLEDGVHTADIFSENFSTEKVGTQEFADAVIARLGQRPSTFEPAKYAASSRREAQNEVVEESLPTPSKELMGVDVFLDHANKDAQKLGEALSSLEGAPLKLKMITNRGVKVFPNGNPETFCTDHWRCRFVSLDSNIQVSPPDYRPVHALEVIELQKTLTEHGFDVIKTENLYFFDGDRGFSLGQGE; encoded by the coding sequence ATGAGCACTACACAAACTACACCTCCTCCGACCCAAACATTGACGAAAGTCGCCGTTGCACAAGGCGACGGGATTGGACCGGAGATTATGTCTGCTACGCTGCGGATTCTAGAAGCTGCAGGAGCCCCCATTGACCCTGAATTCATTCAGATTGGAGAGAAAACCTATTTGAATGGAGACGCCTCGGGTATTGGCGAAGATGCCTGGGAAACCATCAACAAAAACAAACTCATCCTCAAGGCGCCTATTACCACTCCTCAAGGTAAAGGATACAAGAGTTTGAATGTAACCCTGCGGAAGTCGCTAAACCTCTACGCCAATATTCGACCCTGTCGTTCCCTTACGCCCTTTGTTCCCAGTCTTCACCCCAATATGAATGTGGTGGTCGTTCGCGAGAATGAAGAAGACCTCTACGCGGGAATCGAGCACCGCCAAACGCCAGAAGTGCTTCAATGCTTGAAGCTCATCACCATCCCGGGAAGTCGCAAGATTGTCCGTGAGGCTTTTGAATACGCCCGAACCAATGGTCGCAAAAAAGTGACCTGCATGGTGAAGGACAACATCATGAAATTAACGGATGGCGCCTTCCACGATATGTTCAAAGAAATTGGCGCCGAGTATCCCGATATCGAACAGGAAGTTCAAATCATCGACATCGGCGCGGCGCGCTTGGCCTCCAATCCACTGAACTACGACGTAGTGGTCACCCTTAATCTTTACGGAGACATTATTTCAGACATCACGGCAGAAATTGCAGGATCTGTTGGACTTGCTGGGTCGGCGAACATCGGAAAGAACTTCGCCATGTTTGAAGCGATTCACGGATCGGCCCCAGACATTGCCGGGCAAAACATCGCCAACCCCAGCGGGCTGCTCAACGGAGCAGTGATGATGCTCCAGCACATCGGCGCCACAGACATCGCAGAGAATATTACCAACGCTTGGTTGAAGACCTTAGAAGACGGGGTTCACACTGCGGACATCTTCAGCGAGAACTTCAGTACCGAGAAAGTTGGCACTCAAGAATTTGCCGACGCAGTCATTGCTCGATTGGGTCAACGCCCCAGCACATTCGAGCCTGCGAAGTACGCTGCTTCATCGCGCCGTGAGGCGCAAAACGAGGTTGTAGAAGAATCGCTTCCAACTCCGAGCAAGGAGTTAATGGGAGTGGATGTCTTTTTAGACCACGCGAATAAGGATGCTCAAAAACTCGGAGAGGCCTTGAGTTCTTTAGAAGGCGCGCCACTGAAATTGAAGATGATTACAAACCGCGGGGTAAAGGTTTTCCCGAATGGCAATCCTGAGACCTTCTGCACGGACCACTGGCGATGCCGTTTTGTGAGTTTGGACTCCAATATTCAAGTATCTCCACCGGATTACCGACCTGTTCACGCCCTTGAAGTCATCGAGCTTCAGAAAACGCTGACTGAGCATGGTTTTGATGTCATCAAAACGGAAAACCTGTACTTCTTTGACGGAGATCGCGGTTTTAGTCTTGGACAAGGCGAGTAA
- a CDS encoding Crp/Fnr family transcriptional regulator yields the protein MADLASTVRFLKDTFTTVSLNDLTEIVKASKIRKYEAGTLLLHQGEKETDVRILMSGLVRLYTMQSDGEEKTLAYMERGDHVASVQTVLRGEAGLFYAEVMEPIQCLQFDSKVMDELEKRNPRLQQFKVRGMERALDKMIDLVQFHILYKPEERFKVFAERHPKLLDRVSQKNLASMLGMTPVSLSRIKNRLKEEEND from the coding sequence ATGGCCGATTTGGCATCCACTGTACGGTTTTTAAAAGACACCTTCACCACGGTCAGCCTCAACGACCTCACGGAGATTGTTAAGGCCTCGAAAATCCGGAAGTATGAAGCGGGGACCCTATTGCTGCATCAAGGTGAAAAGGAAACAGACGTGCGTATTTTAATGAGTGGACTTGTGCGCTTGTATACCATGCAGAGCGATGGAGAAGAGAAAACTCTGGCCTACATGGAGCGCGGTGATCACGTCGCTTCGGTTCAAACGGTACTTCGTGGAGAAGCCGGTCTGTTCTACGCGGAGGTCATGGAGCCCATTCAGTGCCTTCAGTTCGATTCCAAAGTAATGGACGAGCTCGAGAAAAGGAATCCAAGATTACAACAGTTCAAGGTTCGGGGTATGGAACGGGCTCTGGATAAGATGATCGACTTGGTTCAATTCCACATCCTATACAAACCGGAGGAGCGTTTCAAAGTCTTTGCCGAACGTCATCCCAAATTATTGGATCGCGTTTCTCAGAAGAACTTGGCGTCTATGCTCGGAATGACGCCAGTATCGCTCTCGCGGATCAAGAACCGGCTCAAAGAAGAAGAAAATGATTGA
- a CDS encoding alpha/beta fold hydrolase: MRIVGILALLLSSFFVSGQVLHWKTEPEGHYRGAYQWEHSLQFIDAEIYREGDALMIRSRIPEWTDYGFLESEMQRDSVGLYTFNTYWGKTTARFDSVYREWIGHVDYDLSRLDFHMKAVVRPGKNNPVEKTDWTINRGEVQLNGELWVPASTEPLPLAILIHGRGCGDRSGFIGKAEALSKQGIAVFMYDKRGTGQSTGDCALAVHDELVADAVAVFDTLTSQEAFTPGRSGFIGYSAGGWISPAASAKCNPKPGFLITVVGPATSVKGQQLDGARAFGKVYGYSQADSLAIERYTNLTFETRNPSKTYKEMRRLLDEGQGKSWLNWLEDTDIPSSPEAISELWVQRFSYDPGPDLQSLQIPVLSLLGGSDPVVPWETNSARFMEVMANNPYARCVIMPKASHGMEHGDRQVELDIDLWFKPSYYKFDRVAPGVYEEIIDFIHKKTATGVQ; the protein is encoded by the coding sequence ATGCGTATTGTCGGAATCCTAGCCCTCCTCCTATCCTCATTCTTTGTTTCAGGCCAAGTCCTGCACTGGAAAACGGAGCCGGAAGGACATTACCGAGGAGCTTACCAATGGGAGCATTCCCTGCAGTTTATCGATGCTGAAATATATCGAGAAGGAGACGCCCTTATGATCCGTTCGCGTATCCCGGAATGGACCGATTACGGCTTCCTCGAAAGTGAAATGCAAAGGGACAGCGTTGGCCTCTATACCTTCAATACTTATTGGGGGAAGACAACGGCCCGATTCGACTCCGTATACAGAGAGTGGATTGGTCATGTGGACTACGACTTAAGTCGCCTTGACTTCCATATGAAAGCCGTCGTTCGTCCGGGAAAAAACAATCCCGTTGAAAAGACAGATTGGACCATCAATCGAGGTGAGGTTCAACTAAACGGAGAGCTTTGGGTTCCCGCGAGTACAGAACCGCTACCCCTCGCTATTCTCATCCATGGACGAGGTTGCGGCGATCGATCCGGATTTATCGGTAAAGCGGAAGCCTTGAGCAAGCAGGGAATTGCCGTGTTTATGTACGACAAGAGAGGAACCGGGCAAAGCACCGGAGATTGCGCACTGGCCGTCCACGATGAATTGGTGGCTGACGCCGTAGCTGTTTTCGACACCCTGACCAGTCAAGAGGCCTTTACGCCCGGACGTTCTGGATTTATCGGTTACAGCGCAGGCGGCTGGATCAGTCCGGCGGCCTCGGCCAAATGCAATCCGAAACCCGGTTTTCTAATAACCGTAGTGGGGCCGGCAACCTCGGTGAAAGGACAACAACTCGACGGAGCTCGAGCCTTTGGAAAGGTGTACGGCTATTCACAAGCGGACTCCCTGGCCATTGAGCGCTATACGAATTTGACCTTCGAAACCCGCAACCCCTCCAAGACCTACAAAGAAATGCGCAGATTGCTCGATGAAGGTCAGGGTAAATCTTGGTTGAACTGGCTTGAGGACACCGATATTCCCTCCAGTCCTGAGGCCATTTCGGAACTCTGGGTTCAGCGTTTTAGCTATGATCCTGGACCAGATCTCCAAAGTCTTCAGATACCTGTTTTGAGCCTCTTGGGCGGCAGTGATCCTGTGGTACCCTGGGAAACCAACAGCGCTCGATTCATGGAAGTCATGGCCAATAATCCGTATGCTCGTTGTGTCATAATGCCCAAGGCGAGTCACGGAATGGAACACGGGGATCGTCAAGTTGAATTGGATATTGACCTTTGGTTCAAACCCTCCTACTACAAGTTTGATCGCGTTGCTCCTGGGGTCTACGAGGAAATCATCGATTTCATTCATAAAAAAACCGCCACTGGAGTCCAGTAG
- a CDS encoding Hsp20/alpha crystallin family protein, whose protein sequence is MTLIKHNRKPAFPSIFDDFFMRDLFHDDFVTRAKGTSPAVNIVEHDDAFGLAFAAPGLKKEDFKIELENETLVVSAEVSTEEETKGKFARKEFNYGSFERRFKLPKSADMQEIGATYEDGILNISIPKREEAKVQAPRQISIA, encoded by the coding sequence ATGACATTGATCAAACACAACCGCAAACCGGCTTTCCCCAGCATCTTCGACGACTTTTTTATGCGTGATCTTTTTCACGACGACTTCGTGACTCGCGCAAAAGGAACGTCACCTGCTGTGAATATTGTCGAGCACGACGATGCCTTTGGATTGGCTTTTGCGGCCCCAGGACTCAAGAAGGAGGACTTCAAAATTGAGTTAGAAAACGAAACATTGGTGGTCTCTGCCGAGGTTAGCACGGAGGAGGAAACCAAGGGCAAGTTTGCGCGTAAGGAATTTAACTATGGAAGCTTTGAGCGCCGTTTTAAACTTCCCAAAAGCGCAGACATGCAGGAGATCGGAGCCACGTATGAGGATGGAATCTTGAATATTTCGATTCCTAAGAGAGAAGAAGCGAAGGTGCAGGCTCCGCGTCAAATCAGTATCGCCTAA
- a CDS encoding LysE family transporter — MMLELLLQGALLGILLAFLIGPVFFVLLDTSISKGPLAAAVLDLGILTSDLFCLILAYLASRQLEHLVQDNPWFFIVGGVAIMAYGVYLFVKPFRYQRPSQKHIPSTRKMLGLFTKGFLLNIVNPGVILFWVTVVLLVGSRYNMEPRTLGLHFGATFFFFILADAFKILGAERLKKLARPRQVFRFQRLLAGGLVLWGALVLLRGLW; from the coding sequence ATGATGTTGGAGCTCTTGCTGCAGGGAGCTTTGCTCGGAATCCTTCTGGCCTTTCTTATTGGCCCGGTCTTTTTTGTGTTGTTGGATACCAGTATTTCCAAGGGGCCACTTGCTGCGGCAGTTTTGGACTTGGGAATACTGACCAGTGATCTCTTTTGCCTAATCCTGGCCTACCTAGCCTCGCGTCAATTGGAGCATCTAGTACAGGACAACCCTTGGTTTTTCATCGTCGGGGGAGTAGCCATCATGGCCTATGGTGTCTATCTTTTTGTCAAGCCCTTTCGCTATCAAAGACCTTCTCAAAAGCACATACCCAGTACTCGGAAAATGCTGGGCTTATTCACCAAGGGTTTTTTACTGAATATCGTGAACCCCGGAGTCATCTTGTTTTGGGTGACTGTGGTTCTTCTCGTAGGAAGCCGATACAACATGGAGCCTCGGACACTAGGGCTTCATTTTGGTGCTACTTTCTTCTTTTTCATTCTGGCCGACGCCTTCAAAATTCTCGGCGCAGAGCGGCTTAAAAAGTTGGCTCGACCACGACAGGTCTTTCGCTTCCAGCGACTCTTAGCTGGAGGGCTTGTTCTATGGGGTGCGCTGGTCTTGCTCCGCGGACTTTGGTAG
- a CDS encoding glycosyltransferase family 39 protein, which yields MRLMSSLPKSTPWILLSWFLLNLIQAGTTGLMNDETYYWVYTQFPDWGYLDHPPAIMVMIAIGELLGHGPVFTRLLTAILSTASLSMLMQLMPGKSLDLRLFLPLFLSLPLFHVFGFITVPDAPLLFFTTLYFLALKAFLEREDWRSTLWLLVAVTGMIYAKYHAVLIIFFTLIALPRLFVHPKFYFIAAVSAVLYAPHILWQVQNDYPSIQYHLLERADVDYRIDFTTGYLLTQILVLGPLSFWIVFRAAGHFLKRFPTYSNDPAKRFLRVMQVQFWGFLGFFLLMSFRGLVEGNWTAPMLIPAVVLTYVYLSKERSAKLRRISIPLFWGSTGFVMLLRFLVAVPLGEFSTQGQLKEFHFNKQKALEIQQELTEYPIVFYDGYKHPSRYWYYTGIPAHAESSIRYRLTQYDAWPLDTLHWGETVYWVGGMPKKEKFGFQHSFGDSTRYMIDSAYYSLNTLRVDVELPAEWSASSSLPLVVQVTNESADSVHFPDAYPVWITSSLKVNKAIIDTVKLARMRQLDWGPGETRSYEVVVDRWPEPGAYLARVSLQKDYFHPTLTGPAVNMILTE from the coding sequence ATGCGCCTAATGTCTTCACTACCCAAATCCACTCCTTGGATTCTATTGAGTTGGTTCCTGCTGAATTTGATTCAGGCAGGGACAACTGGGTTAATGAACGATGAGACCTATTATTGGGTCTACACGCAATTTCCCGATTGGGGCTATCTCGATCATCCGCCGGCTATCATGGTGATGATTGCCATTGGTGAGCTCTTGGGTCATGGCCCTGTGTTCACCCGACTACTCACAGCAATTTTGTCCACGGCTAGCCTATCGATGCTGATGCAGCTCATGCCGGGCAAATCGCTGGACTTGCGGTTGTTTCTGCCACTCTTTTTAAGCCTTCCCCTTTTTCATGTCTTTGGATTCATCACGGTTCCAGATGCGCCCTTGCTCTTCTTCACGACACTTTACTTTTTGGCCCTCAAGGCCTTTCTGGAACGGGAGGATTGGCGCTCTACACTCTGGCTTCTGGTCGCTGTTACGGGAATGATCTACGCCAAGTATCACGCCGTCCTGATTATCTTCTTCACCCTCATAGCTCTGCCAAGGCTCTTTGTGCATCCTAAGTTCTACTTCATCGCAGCAGTCTCTGCTGTACTCTATGCTCCGCATATACTTTGGCAAGTACAAAACGACTACCCGAGCATTCAATACCACCTCCTGGAGCGGGCGGATGTCGACTACCGCATCGATTTCACTACAGGATATCTCTTAACCCAGATCCTAGTCTTGGGCCCGCTGAGTTTTTGGATCGTATTCCGGGCGGCTGGCCATTTTTTAAAGCGATTCCCGACCTACAGCAATGACCCCGCAAAGCGATTCCTCCGGGTGATGCAGGTGCAGTTTTGGGGCTTCTTGGGTTTCTTTTTACTCATGAGCTTTCGCGGCCTGGTGGAAGGGAACTGGACGGCACCCATGCTCATCCCGGCCGTGGTGCTGACCTACGTTTATTTGAGCAAAGAGCGGAGTGCCAAGCTCCGCCGCATAAGTATTCCCTTGTTTTGGGGTTCCACTGGATTTGTAATGTTGCTGCGGTTCCTGGTCGCTGTACCTCTGGGTGAGTTTTCCACCCAAGGGCAGCTCAAAGAGTTTCACTTCAACAAGCAGAAGGCTCTAGAAATACAGCAAGAGCTTACCGAATACCCCATTGTTTTCTACGACGGATACAAGCACCCGAGCCGCTATTGGTACTATACAGGCATTCCGGCACATGCCGAGAGCAGCATCCGCTATCGTTTGACCCAGTACGATGCCTGGCCCTTGGACACCCTGCATTGGGGTGAAACCGTTTATTGGGTTGGGGGCATGCCCAAGAAAGAGAAGTTTGGCTTCCAGCACAGTTTTGGAGACAGCACCCGATATATGATCGACTCCGCTTATTATTCTTTGAATACCCTACGGGTCGATGTCGAACTTCCCGCCGAGTGGTCTGCCTCTTCCTCGTTGCCCCTTGTGGTTCAGGTCACCAATGAATCAGCCGATTCTGTGCATTTCCCAGATGCTTACCCTGTTTGGATCACCTCAAGCCTCAAGGTGAACAAAGCAATCATAGATACCGTAAAGCTCGCTCGAATGCGCCAACTCGATTGGGGGCCGGGAGAAACGCGTAGTTACGAAGTCGTTGTGGACCGTTGGCCTGAGCCCGGCGCCTACCTGGCTCGTGTAAGCCTGCAAAAGGACTATTTTCATCCGACACTCACTGGCCCTGCCGTCAACATGATTCTTACGGAATGA
- a CDS encoding TonB-dependent receptor: MKQLIAIVLGLVGFAHLAVGQSIQILDAQNLEPIEDAYVYSDSVSAISDFQGKVPFKLFNRASLSGEAKQLFVQHASYQATTISLDEVVNAGYVVYLQESKVNLDEVVLSANRWEQDKADVPIKITQVSLKEARLQNPQTAADLLGSSGEVYIQKSQQGGGSPMIRGFSTNRVLLVVDGVRMNTAIFREGNVQNVVSLDPFATQNTEVIFGPGSVIYGSDAIGGVMDFHTLDAGTSPNEASYLYGHGAARFSSANMEQTYHGDIRLKNDHWGFVTSFTSSTFGNLRMGSEGSESLLRPTWQARIDGKDTVITNEDAQEQVPTAYDQWNFMQKLIYEPGEDWDLTYAFHYSETSEVQRYDRLIQKEDDGSFTNAEWYYGPQKWIMHHLRARLSKPTALYEEARFTVAYQHFEESRHDRKFGEDLLRERFEEVDAYSINVDFEKALSDRHQLYYGGEYVFNRVNSTGRSLNIVSNEVDEVASRYPDGSSWKTAALYASLEYKVSERLSMLTGLRINYVGLYAEFDSAFFPFPFSQVELNNNAWNGSFGLAWRPTEAWQFNTNLSSGFRAPNIDDMGKIFDSGDGIVVVPNPDLRPEYAYNLDLIATRRLADRWKVEAAGFFTFLDDAMVRDDYTFNGQDTIIYDGTPSQVQALQNAESATVYGFQLSVMGDLNRNWSLEAHYNFTRGETKAGDALRHVAPSFGSVHVTYQAKRFKGDLNAQFNGEMPWDRLAPSERRKPTIYQLDENGNLHSPSWYTLNFKAFYQVHPRVQINGGVENLFDLRYRTYSSGVVAPGRNWMVALRVDF, encoded by the coding sequence ATGAAACAACTTATCGCCATAGTGCTGGGCTTGGTGGGCTTCGCGCATCTGGCCGTAGGCCAAAGCATTCAAATTCTCGATGCTCAAAACCTTGAGCCCATCGAGGATGCCTATGTCTACAGCGATTCGGTTTCGGCGATTTCAGACTTTCAGGGCAAGGTGCCGTTTAAACTGTTCAACCGTGCCTCTTTGAGTGGCGAGGCCAAGCAGCTTTTTGTGCAACATGCCAGCTATCAGGCCACGACCATCAGTTTGGATGAGGTCGTGAATGCGGGCTATGTGGTTTATCTGCAGGAGAGCAAAGTGAATCTGGATGAGGTAGTGCTTTCGGCGAATCGCTGGGAGCAAGACAAGGCCGATGTGCCGATCAAGATTACTCAAGTATCCTTGAAGGAGGCACGATTGCAAAACCCACAAACCGCTGCAGATTTGCTGGGCTCCTCAGGAGAAGTATATATCCAGAAAAGCCAGCAGGGTGGTGGTTCGCCGATGATCCGCGGCTTCAGTACGAATCGAGTGCTCTTAGTAGTTGATGGTGTTCGGATGAACACGGCCATCTTTCGAGAGGGGAATGTGCAAAACGTGGTTTCCTTAGATCCGTTCGCCACACAAAACACAGAAGTCATTTTTGGCCCTGGATCCGTTATTTACGGTTCAGATGCCATTGGTGGCGTAATGGATTTTCACACCCTGGATGCCGGGACTTCACCCAACGAGGCATCATATCTGTACGGCCATGGCGCGGCGCGCTTCTCTTCCGCAAATATGGAACAGACCTACCACGGGGATATTCGCTTGAAGAATGATCATTGGGGCTTTGTGACCAGCTTTACCTCCAGCACCTTTGGAAACTTGAGGATGGGTTCTGAGGGTTCTGAGTCACTGCTTCGGCCAACTTGGCAAGCGCGAATCGATGGAAAGGATACCGTCATCACCAACGAAGATGCCCAGGAGCAGGTCCCTACGGCCTACGATCAGTGGAATTTCATGCAGAAGCTGATCTACGAGCCCGGTGAAGACTGGGATTTGACCTACGCCTTTCACTATTCTGAAACCAGTGAGGTACAGCGCTATGATCGCTTGATTCAAAAAGAAGACGATGGTTCGTTCACCAATGCAGAATGGTACTACGGTCCGCAAAAATGGATCATGCATCATTTGCGCGCTCGTTTATCGAAACCCACTGCGCTTTATGAAGAAGCGCGCTTTACGGTCGCTTACCAGCATTTTGAAGAGAGTCGCCATGATCGCAAATTTGGAGAGGACCTCTTGCGCGAGCGCTTTGAAGAAGTAGATGCGTATTCCATTAATGTCGATTTTGAAAAGGCGCTGAGCGATAGACATCAACTCTATTACGGTGGAGAGTATGTCTTTAATCGGGTGAACTCCACGGGTCGTAGCTTGAACATTGTCAGTAATGAGGTTGATGAGGTTGCCTCTCGCTATCCGGATGGTTCGAGTTGGAAGACAGCAGCGCTGTACGCCAGCCTTGAATACAAGGTCAGTGAACGGCTCTCGATGTTGACGGGTCTGCGGATTAACTACGTAGGTCTTTATGCGGAATTTGACTCCGCGTTTTTCCCTTTTCCCTTTAGTCAAGTGGAGCTGAACAACAACGCATGGAACGGGAGCTTTGGATTGGCCTGGCGCCCGACTGAGGCGTGGCAGTTCAATACCAATCTAAGCAGTGGATTTCGCGCTCCGAACATCGACGATATGGGTAAAATCTTCGATAGTGGGGATGGAATTGTAGTGGTGCCCAATCCGGATTTGCGTCCAGAGTACGCCTACAACCTCGACCTGATCGCTACGCGACGCCTTGCGGATCGTTGGAAAGTAGAGGCGGCTGGATTCTTTACGTTTCTGGATGACGCGATGGTCCGAGACGACTATACCTTCAATGGTCAAGACACCATCATTTACGACGGAACGCCCAGTCAGGTACAAGCCCTTCAAAACGCGGAAAGTGCCACGGTTTATGGGTTTCAGCTTAGTGTTATGGGTGACCTTAACCGCAATTGGTCTTTAGAGGCTCATTACAATTTTACACGGGGTGAAACCAAGGCTGGAGATGCCTTGAGGCATGTTGCACCAAGCTTTGGATCGGTTCACGTAACCTATCAGGCGAAGCGTTTCAAAGGCGATCTCAACGCGCAATTCAATGGCGAGATGCCCTGGGACCGATTGGCGCCCAGTGAGCGTCGTAAGCCAACGATTTATCAGTTGGACGAGAACGGAAACCTCCACAGTCCTTCGTGGTATACGCTAAATTTTAAGGCATTTTATCAAGTGCACCCTCGGGTACAGATCAACGGAGGAGTGGAGAACCTATTTGATCTCCGGTACCGAACCTACAGCTCTGGTGTAGTAGCTCCGGGTCGAAATTGGATGGTGGCCCTTCGGGTCGATTTCTAA